The following DNA comes from Desulfovulcanus ferrireducens.
CTATTGTATAGTTCCTTATACCCGGGGCAGGCAAAAATCGCGTTCAAGCAAAGCAATTTTAGATGAGTGCAGGACCCTGGTTAATTTAGGAGTTAAAGAAATCACCTTGCTTGGTCAAAATGTAAACAGTTACGGGTTGGACAAGTTTGGAGATGGAGTAAGTTTTGCTGAACTTCTATATCAGGTGGCAGCCATTGACGGACTCAAGCGTCTACGCTTTACCACTTCCCATCCCAAAGACATTGCTGATGAGGTGATAAAAGCCTTTGGAGAACTTTCTTGCCTATGTCCGCAGCTACACTTGCCTTTGCAATCCGGCTCCAACCGTATTTTAAAACTCATGGGCAGAAAGTATACCAGAGAAGAGTATCTGGATATAGTTGATAAGTTGCGCAAAGTTTGTCCTGATATTGCGCTGACCACAGACCTTATTGTTGGTTTTCCCGGAGAGACAGAAGAGGATTTTGAGCAGACTTTGGAAATGATCGAATTGGTGCGTTTTGAAAATTCCTTTTCTTTTAAATATTCAGATAGACCCGGGGTGCGAGCGGAAAAGATGCAGCCCAAGGTCTTAGAAGAGGTTAAAGTTAGGCGGCTTGCTGTTTTACAAGAGTTACAAGAGAAGTTGACCGGAGAGAGTTATGCCGGGCGAGTGGGCAAAATAGATGAGGTGCTTGTTGAAGGTCTAAGTAAAAAACAGGGTAAAGATATGAAATTTTGGCGAGGAAGAGATTCAGGTGGTCGGGTGGTTAATGTCCCCTGTTCAAGCGATAGAGACCTCACAGGAGAAATAGTCAGGGTGAAAATTGTTGAGGCCAAAAAGCATTCGTTGTTGGGTGAATGGGTTGATGAGTGAATGGGATGATTGGTGGATGAGTGAGGGACAGGCTTTCATGCCTGTCAGTACTAGTGTGGGCGGCAGATCCTTATGCTCACCTCTACACCCATACATCCTCAAGATTAACTTAATAAAATAAACCCATCTTCCCAAAGGAGAGGTAATATATGATGGTTGAAATGGAAGTGGTAGGTCTGGCTGTGGATGAAGAGACCAAGATGCCCTTAATTATTTTAAAAGATAAAGAAGAAAAATACATTTTGCCCATCTGGATCGGCGCACTAGAGGCCATGGCAATTTCTATCCCCTTAAACGGCATAAAAATGCTGAGACCCATGACCCATGATCTGCTTTTGAATACTTTAGAAAATCTGGGAGCAAAGCTTGAGCATATCGAAATAACAGAAGTGAAGGATTCCACCTACTATGCGGAGATTGTTCTTTTAAAGGGTGAAGAGAAGCTGCGTATTGACAGCAGGCCTTCCGATGCCATTGCTCTTGCCTTGCGAGCGAAGGTACCGATTATGGTCAGTCAAAAGGTTCTGGATGAGATTGAGGTGGAAAAGCGAGAAAAATATCAGGTTGTTTTGGAGGATGAAGAAAGTAAGAAGTGGGCTGAAATTCTAGAGAAATATGATTTAGAGGATATTAAATATAAGATGTAGGGTGGCGTACTATTTGCTTGTCCCACAAACTATTTTTCTAATAGTAATTTCCGGTGTTTGTCAAAGATGATGTCGCCTGAGTTGGTTTTAAGAGCTTGAAGCCGAATCTTTTTATCAACTTAATTTGTTTACTAAAGTTTAGAGTTTAAATTACTGGAAGTCGGACGCACCTCTCTATTATCGCCAGTTAAGCGAGTAAAAAATATTTTGTAGTTGCTGAATAATTCTTAATTGTCAGGCTATCTTGCCATAAATTGAATCCAGGTGCTGTTTTTTTATGATCATTTTTTGGGACTTTCGGTCCCACAGGCAGCGAACCTTGAAGTTTTGAAAATAAAATCTGATACCAGTAGCTATCCATCCGGCAGTTATTGGTTGCTCTGTACGCCAGGGGATTGAAAAGAAAGACTTTGCTTCCCCTGGCTCCAATACTAAGGACAATAATGGGAGTGAAATTAAGATTCCTGGTCTGAATTTCCTTTTTCTTCTTCTCAATCCATTTTTTATGCTTTTCTACTACCTTTTGAAGGACCTCTTCCCCCAGGGCAAACGCACCTAAAATTCTTGCAGTAGAGGTAGCTCTAGCCGTGTTAAATTATGTCCCCTTACCAACTGGTGTTTCATTTTGGACGGGCCGAGGTTTAAGCTGCTGGGTGATTCATTTTGAGGGCTGTTTGCCTGTCGAGGCCATGGCAGCGCGAGGGGAAATGACTCTGGCTTATGGTCCCCGCTGAAACCAGTGGGGCTTGTTGACCCGCGAACCGGAAAACAGCCTTTTGCCGTTGTCCAGTTAAGGGCTGAAAACCTGGACAAGACTGCCTTTAACCTGGTTGGCTTTCAGACAAAACTCACCTATCCGGAGCAAAAAAGGGTCTTCAGGCTCATTCTGGGCTTAGAGGAGGCAGAGTTTTTGCGCCTTGGGAGCATGCAGAGGATTTTTTATGTTAATGCACCCGAGGTTTTGACTCCGAAGCTTATGCTTAAAAAAAGCCAAATATATTTTTGCCCGGACAGATTACCGGGGTTGAGGGATATCTGGAATCCGTTCCTAAGCATTTCTTCTGAAATCACATCCCTAACCTTTTACTCTCTTATCTTCGTACTCCTCTCCCCTTACAAATTCTTCTCCAAGGAAACATATTTTTCTACAGTCAAAAACGGTCAGGTATCCAGCACTTGTCACATTTATCTATACAGCTCCATGTTTGCTCAGGCCTTTCTGAACGGCTGTCTTTAGGTCTTTATGCAATTTTAACTCAATAACTATTTTTTTAAAGCCCTCCTTAGTCTTCTGTATGGGCAAAATAACAAGCAGGTCTGTCCTTTTCCTTCCGGGTCATATTCACTTAATCTTTCCACAGCTATTAACTATCCGTAGCAAAAAGCTCCGCTGCAAGGGATAGAATTTTATGGCGTATGATGCAGTACTGATAGTGTCCATTCTTGTTGGATCTTTTGAATCCCTTACGTCTTATGATAAGTTTTTTTACAAATAATTTAAATAGATTGCATGTGTCTAGACTGCAATTTATTCTGTATTGATGTCAGGTATTAAGAAATATTTAAATTAATGGTTGACAAATTTTGATAATTGGTTAAGGCGTGATGTATAATAGTAATTTTTTTATTTTTTTTCATATAAAAATTTTTATAATAATATGTAAAAACGTACTCAAACCTCTTTTTATAACTGTCTTATATGTAATAATTTTTGATAATATTCATAGCGAAAAAGATATGTTCTTCATCGTATAAATTATTTATAATCGCTAAATATACTATAGATAGATTTAATATAAATCAAAAATTATTAGTTGTAGTGTCTATGGGTTTAGATTAGCAAAGAGTTATATTTATATTATTGTGGGGCTGACCTCTTTATCTCCGAACTTTTGCATACATTTGTGTAAGGTATATTTATGTTTATGGATTTGGCTACAGGGTCTTCACTGTCTTATCTGGGTATTCTGTGACAACTGTAGCCTGTTAACGCTAAAAGATTATCAAGCTGACTCTTTGGGCCGAATTTGGCGCAGCTTGTCTATACGCATCGAAAATGACTTTAGAAAAGGGTGTATCCGCTGGTTACCTTGATTACGTCATTCTGAGCGAAGCGAAGAATCTCGTTTGCTACGTTAGAGATTTTTCGGTCGTTTCGCTCCCTCAGAATGACGAGGAGTGGAAAATATTTTTGGATTGAAACAACTTGCGGAAACACCTTTTAGAAATAGTTTTTAGGCATACAGTTTTGTCGTTGACAGGCTGGATTGTCGAGCGGGTTAACCTATAAAGATGATCCGGTTTAGCGCTTTAGGCAAAGACATTAAGGAAACAAGGGGGGAATGATGCTTAAGGTGAAAACGGCTTTTTTTGTGATTTCGTTTCTTTGTTTATTTGTGCTTCAGTTAGGGACCAGCTGGGCTCATTCCATCCCCGGACCTGAGGCGGACCGACACAACACGGTTTATTCATACAACATCTCTGAAGTTGCTTTGGATGCAAGCAAACAGTTGCATGTGACCATAAACGTCTACATGTGCCCATACTGCAGCCCGTACAATAACTATGTGAAGGTTAACGTCGTGGGTATTGGGACCAAATATACACGAAACACGCCGGTAGGAACCACATGCACCCGTAGTTTTATCTTTGACGCGTCAAGTTTGAAAGTCGGAGACATAGTCCAGATTAAATCGGACGTGTGGTGCGAGTGGTGCGGCCATTGGCGAGACAGCAAGACGTTTAAGGTCGAACAGAAGATAGTCGAAATGCCCGGGCTGGGCTATAAATGCAACATGACTCTTGTCGAGATAGGCTCATTCGTAAATGTAGCCAATGGAAACCTTTTCTACTCTCGCCAGGTATCCCCGAATCCTAAGTTACCCTTGACACTCAATTACAACAGCCGCTCGAACCGGCAGAGCCGTTTTGGTTTTGGCTGGAATGACAGCGCAGACATTCGCCTTGTCAGAAAAACCGATGGTACGATCATCTTAATCGACGCGGATGGGAGGGAAGAAAAATTCTCTTCAAATGCCAATGGTACTTTCTCTTCGCCACCAGGGAACCATGACTCTCTCAAATTGAACAAACAGGTTCTGTTTTCGGACGACATGGAAAACGGCAATGGATCATGGGCCGCAGACGATCCGTGGGGGCAAGTCACTTCACGTTCGCATAGTTCCAATACTTCATGGACGGACAGCCCGAACGCTAACTATTCCAACAGCGTTCATAAGGCATTGACATTGGAGTTGGACCTTTCCAATACAGCAGTAGCCAGCATGACCTTCTGGCATACTTTTGCCTTGGAAAACGGCTACGATTTCGGCTACATCGAGATTTCTAAAGACGGCGGGGCCAACTGGACTTTGCTCAAGAGCTATACTGGGTACCAGAACGACTGGGCCAAGCAAACCGTCAGCCTCAATAGTTATGCCGGGTTATCCAACTTGTTGTTGCGGTTTCGTTTGATTACAGATTCAAGCGTGACATATGATGGCTGGTATATTGACGACGTCGAA
Coding sequences within:
- a CDS encoding bifunctional nuclease family protein — protein: MVEMEVVGLAVDEETKMPLIILKDKEEKYILPIWIGALEAMAISIPLNGIKMLRPMTHDLLLNTLENLGAKLEHIEITEVKDSTYYAEIVLLKGEEKLRIDSRPSDAIALALRAKVPIMVSQKVLDEIEVEKREKYQVVLEDEESKKWAEILEKYDLEDIKYKM
- the miaB gene encoding tRNA (N6-isopentenyl adenosine(37)-C2)-methylthiotransferase MiaB; translation: MKFHIFTFGCQMNVCDSDWLCRSLTAMGFEQGAEEEADLFLINTCSVREKPEQKIYSLLGRLTSYWKKNKDVFVGVGGCVAQQVGKKFFQRFPHVRLVFGTDGIAMVPQTILRLISEPELRVSLLDFEDYYPERENNWPEKMPAQAYVNIMQGCDNFCAYCIVPYTRGRQKSRSSKAILDECRTLVNLGVKEITLLGQNVNSYGLDKFGDGVSFAELLYQVAAIDGLKRLRFTTSHPKDIADEVIKAFGELSCLCPQLHLPLQSGSNRILKLMGRKYTREEYLDIVDKLRKVCPDIALTTDLIVGFPGETEEDFEQTLEMIELVRFENSFSFKYSDRPGVRAEKMQPKVLEEVKVRRLAVLQELQEKLTGESYAGRVGKIDEVLVEGLSKKQGKDMKFWRGRDSGGRVVNVPCSSDRDLTGEIVRVKIVEAKKHSLLGEWVDE